One part of the Methylobacterium terrae genome encodes these proteins:
- a CDS encoding DUF2169 family type VI secretion system accessory protein, whose product MLIRNDTPFAALGFGDLHRDGTGMAVVAVRGRYDLTAGGELRLAGTQAIVLNDVYAGDPHRTPLVQVGDLIPYKPGADVTVLGHAHAPGGRAARSWTAALTVGETRAALRVHGPRSWQPALRFLTPTWKLGPAEPATRVPLDYRLAAGGRVVGDPQGAESPDNPIGPGQLHRNWSPVGRVLPAAQIEAPDAALGDPFAVPRPAGFGPVPPFWSWREGHCGTRDEAWLRERCPQMPADFDYRFFQTAPPALIRPHLHDDETVRLDGLVPGGALAFRLPGVVPVAHHAWFDGRAVSARLSLDGLHLDLRAEAAPWRVDLT is encoded by the coding sequence ATGCTCATCCGCAACGACACGCCGTTCGCCGCCCTCGGCTTCGGCGACCTGCACCGCGACGGGACCGGCATGGCGGTGGTCGCGGTGCGCGGCCGCTACGACCTCACCGCCGGGGGCGAGCTGCGCCTCGCCGGCACCCAGGCGATCGTGCTCAACGACGTCTACGCGGGCGATCCCCATCGCACGCCGCTCGTGCAGGTCGGCGACCTGATCCCCTACAAGCCCGGCGCCGACGTGACCGTCCTCGGCCACGCCCACGCGCCCGGCGGGCGGGCGGCGCGGTCGTGGACGGCCGCGCTGACGGTGGGCGAGACGCGGGCGGCGCTGCGCGTGCATGGGCCGCGCTCGTGGCAGCCGGCCCTGCGCTTCCTGACGCCGACCTGGAAGCTCGGCCCCGCCGAGCCCGCCACCCGCGTGCCGCTCGACTACCGCCTCGCCGCGGGCGGGCGCGTGGTCGGGGACCCGCAGGGCGCGGAGAGCCCCGACAACCCGATCGGCCCCGGGCAGCTGCACCGCAACTGGAGCCCGGTCGGCCGGGTGCTGCCGGCGGCCCAGATCGAGGCGCCGGATGCGGCCCTCGGCGATCCCTTCGCGGTCCCGCGCCCGGCCGGCTTCGGACCGGTGCCGCCGTTCTGGTCCTGGCGCGAGGGGCATTGCGGCACCCGCGACGAGGCCTGGCTGCGCGAGCGCTGCCCGCAGATGCCGGCGGATTTCGACTACCGCTTCTTCCAGACCGCCCCGCCCGCCCTGATCCGGCCGCACCTCCACGACGACGAGACCGTGCGGCTCGACGGGCTGGTGCCGGGCGGGGCGCTGGCGTTCCGGCTGCCGGGGGTGGTGCCGGTGGCCCACCACGCCTGGTTCGACGGCCGGGCCGTGTCGGCGCGGCTGAGCCTCGACGGGCTGCATCTCGACCTGCGGGCGGAGGCGGCGCCGTGGCGGGTGGACCTGACCTGA
- the tnpC gene encoding IS66 family transposase, with protein MSRSDLERLSKEELIELVLKLHRPEKTSRTSSKPPASDRKERREKARPGGAKPGHEGHKRALTPDPDQVMEHRPASCSACGEPLPTDLPAEVISVHERIDLPLVRPAVEQHRRLCVTCPACRTRVAAPRPAGADATPFGPRLHAVATYLKTFQALSYERLQAALSDLFGLRLSQGGLMNVLRRAQGCFAEGRDAALARLRQASVVASDETGVRIEGANSFHWVFRCEDAVVHHAAPSRASAVVGEVMAGHRPAVWLSDRYSAQQGHGERQQTCLAHLARDVAYAVEAGNDLLALRLQWWLDKAFGLARRLTELAASTLARKRRELEQDLDAILKAPATCDLAQAIRARMQRARDQLLTFVAFPGKVEVTNNACERDLRPAVIQRKVTNGYRAMWAAKGEADVRTVVATAALKTKATPFATLLATITA; from the coding sequence ATGAGCCGCAGTGACCTCGAGCGCCTGAGCAAGGAGGAACTGATTGAGCTGGTGCTGAAGCTGCACCGGCCCGAGAAGACCTCACGCACCTCGTCCAAGCCGCCGGCGAGCGACCGCAAGGAGCGGCGCGAGAAGGCCCGGCCGGGCGGCGCCAAGCCCGGGCACGAGGGCCACAAGCGGGCGCTGACGCCTGATCCGGATCAGGTCATGGAGCATCGGCCTGCCTCGTGTTCGGCCTGCGGCGAGCCACTGCCCACCGATCTGCCGGCCGAGGTGATCAGCGTGCATGAGCGGATCGACCTGCCGCTGGTTCGCCCAGCAGTCGAGCAGCACCGGCGCCTGTGCGTGACCTGCCCGGCCTGCCGGACCCGGGTCGCCGCCCCGCGACCGGCGGGGGCCGACGCGACACCCTTCGGGCCGCGGCTGCACGCGGTGGCGACGTACCTCAAGACCTTCCAGGCGCTGTCCTACGAACGGTTGCAGGCCGCCCTGTCGGACCTGTTCGGGCTCAGGCTGAGCCAGGGCGGGCTGATGAACGTGCTGCGCCGCGCCCAGGGTTGCTTTGCCGAGGGCCGGGACGCGGCACTGGCCCGGCTGCGGCAAGCCTCTGTCGTGGCCTCGGACGAGACCGGGGTGCGCATCGAGGGCGCCAACAGCTTCCACTGGGTGTTCCGCTGCGAGGACGCGGTGGTGCATCATGCCGCCCCGTCGCGGGCCTCGGCCGTGGTCGGCGAGGTGATGGCCGGGCACCGGCCGGCGGTGTGGCTCTCCGACCGGTACTCGGCTCAGCAAGGGCACGGCGAGCGTCAGCAGACCTGCCTGGCGCACCTCGCTCGCGACGTGGCCTACGCGGTCGAAGCCGGCAACGACCTGCTCGCGCTGCGGCTCCAGTGGTGGCTCGACAAGGCCTTCGGGCTGGCCCGGCGCCTGACGGAACTGGCGGCCTCGACCCTGGCGCGCAAGCGGCGCGAGTTGGAGCAGGACCTCGATGCCATCCTGAAGGCCCCGGCGACGTGCGATCTAGCCCAGGCGATCCGGGCCCGGATGCAGCGAGCGCGCGACCAACTCCTGACCTTCGTGGCCTTCCCCGGCAAGGTGGAGGTGACGAACAACGCCTGCGAGCGCGACCTGCGGCCGGCGGTGATCCAGCGCAAGGTGACGAACGGCTATCGGGCGATGTGGGCCGCCAAGGGCGAGGCGGACGTGCGCACCGTCGTCGCCACCGCTGCCCTCAAGACCAAGGCAACCCCCTTCGCCACCCTACTCGCCACCATCACAGCCTGA
- a CDS encoding lytic transglycosylase domain-containing protein, translating to MLLSPRRRRLAVLALTVSAAALTSLSALGGSTVTAPPPDAAVPAAMPAAAARAVERADEDGLRSEAAVETGSRLPVAAAAFAAADPEVPIPFPAPDAAINPPAPVPSVPDPGRPALGTEVDGPALRGAVEAYRRGQVSEGDRIRDGLKDPAARTLLDWVAIRAGAGIGFERTVAFIRDNPDWPVGAMVRRRAEEALLSQRKSPSLVRAYFAARRPQSPPGKFALALAFRADGLSEDAAGLVRDLWREDTFGRTLELRVLDAFPGIVGEVDHRYRMERALMREDWETAGRAAAYAGKAYGTLVRARRAVEAKAANAGSALDAVPPSLRQDSSYLFSRAQYLRRLDKPAEAAAVMAQAPRNPEVLADPDEWWIERRIVARKLLDAGDAKAAYAVASGHSARTVEKRIEAEFHAGWIALRFLDDATRAATHFATAAAIAETPISVARAAYWQGRAADAMGAGPEAKAFYERAAGQPIAYYGQLARAKLGQGSLALRPCSTLDEAARTAFENRSAVRALRLLAAAGIKDLMLPLYMDFAQRLAEPAELNALGDVAMALNDPRALVAIGKTAVQRGLPLDRHAYPTNGIPSYEASSAVPQVERAMVFAIARQESQFDPRAQSSVGARGLMQMMPATAQRTARRVSAAFDTDRLTSDPAYNARLGQAHLGELMEDWRGSYILSFAAYNAGGGNVKKWIDAYGDPRNPGVDPVDWVERIPFTETRNYVQRVTENLQVYRTRLAEAGDGRSALLIADDLRRGAR from the coding sequence ATGCTGCTCTCGCCTCGGCGGCGCCGCCTCGCGGTCCTCGCCCTCACCGTGTCGGCCGCCGCGCTGACCTCGCTGTCGGCGCTGGGCGGCTCGACGGTGACGGCCCCGCCGCCCGACGCGGCCGTGCCCGCCGCGATGCCGGCGGCCGCCGCCCGCGCGGTCGAGCGCGCCGACGAGGACGGGCTGCGCAGCGAGGCCGCCGTCGAGACCGGATCCCGCCTGCCGGTGGCCGCCGCCGCCTTCGCGGCCGCCGACCCGGAGGTCCCGATCCCCTTCCCCGCCCCGGACGCGGCGATCAACCCGCCCGCGCCGGTGCCGAGCGTGCCCGATCCCGGCCGCCCGGCGCTCGGCACCGAGGTCGACGGGCCGGCCCTGCGCGGCGCGGTCGAGGCCTACCGCCGCGGCCAGGTGAGCGAGGGCGACCGGATCCGCGACGGTCTCAAGGACCCGGCCGCCCGCACCCTGCTCGACTGGGTGGCGATCCGCGCCGGGGCCGGCATCGGCTTCGAGCGGACCGTGGCGTTCATCCGCGACAACCCGGACTGGCCGGTCGGCGCGATGGTGCGCCGGCGCGCCGAGGAGGCGCTGCTGTCCCAGCGCAAGTCGCCCTCCCTGGTGCGGGCCTATTTCGCGGCGCGCCGGCCCCAGAGCCCGCCGGGCAAGTTCGCCCTGGCGCTGGCCTTCCGGGCCGACGGCCTCTCCGAGGACGCCGCCGGCCTGGTGCGCGACCTGTGGCGCGAGGACACTTTCGGCCGCACCCTGGAATTGCGGGTGCTCGACGCCTTCCCGGGGATCGTCGGCGAGGTCGACCACCGCTACCGCATGGAGCGGGCGCTGATGCGGGAGGATTGGGAGACCGCCGGCCGCGCCGCCGCCTACGCCGGCAAGGCCTACGGCACCCTGGTGCGGGCCCGCCGCGCCGTCGAGGCGAAGGCCGCGAATGCCGGATCGGCCCTCGACGCCGTGCCGCCGAGCCTGCGGCAGGATTCCTCCTACCTGTTCTCCCGCGCCCAGTACCTGCGCCGCCTCGACAAGCCGGCCGAGGCCGCCGCCGTGATGGCGCAGGCGCCGCGCAACCCCGAGGTCCTGGCCGATCCCGACGAGTGGTGGATCGAGCGCCGCATCGTCGCCCGCAAGCTGCTGGATGCCGGCGACGCCAAGGCGGCCTACGCGGTCGCCTCGGGCCACAGCGCCCGCACGGTCGAGAAGCGCATCGAGGCCGAGTTCCACGCCGGCTGGATCGCCTTGCGCTTCCTCGACGACGCCACCCGGGCGGCGACGCATTTCGCGACCGCCGCGGCGATCGCCGAGACGCCGATCTCGGTGGCACGCGCCGCCTACTGGCAGGGCCGCGCGGCGGACGCGATGGGCGCGGGCCCGGAGGCGAAGGCCTTCTACGAGCGCGCCGCCGGTCAGCCGATCGCCTATTACGGCCAGCTCGCCCGGGCGAAGCTCGGCCAGGGTTCGCTCGCGCTTCGCCCGTGCAGCACCCTGGACGAGGCCGCCCGCACCGCCTTCGAGAACCGCAGCGCGGTGCGGGCCCTGCGCCTGCTCGCGGCGGCCGGCATCAAGGACCTGATGCTGCCGCTCTACATGGACTTCGCCCAGCGCCTCGCCGAGCCGGCCGAGCTCAACGCGCTCGGCGACGTCGCGATGGCCCTCAACGATCCCCGCGCCCTGGTGGCGATCGGCAAGACCGCGGTGCAGCGCGGACTGCCGCTCGACCGCCACGCCTACCCGACCAACGGCATCCCGTCCTACGAGGCTTCGTCCGCCGTGCCGCAGGTCGAGCGCGCGATGGTCTTCGCCATCGCCCGCCAGGAGAGCCAGTTCGACCCGCGGGCGCAGTCGAGCGTCGGCGCGCGCGGGCTGATGCAGATGATGCCGGCGACCGCGCAGCGCACCGCCCGCCGGGTCAGCGCCGCCTTCGACACCGACCGCCTGACCAGCGATCCGGCCTACAACGCCCGCCTCGGCCAAGCCCATCTCGGCGAGCTGATGGAGGATTGGCGCGGCTCCTACATCCTGTCCTTCGCCGCCTACAATGCCGGCGGCGGCAACGTGAAGAAGTGGATCGACGCCTACGGCGATCCCCGCAACCCCGGCGTCGACCCGGTCGACTGGGTCGAGCGGATCCCCTTCACCGAGACCCGCAACTACGTCCAGCGGGTGACCGAGAACCTGCAGGTGTACCGGACGCGGCTGGCGGAAGCCGGGGACGGGCGGAGCGCCCTGCTGATCGCGGACGATCTGCGACGCGGCGCGCGGTAA
- the dapA gene encoding 4-hydroxy-tetrahydrodipicolinate synthase: MTSTQTSQRLRGSLTALVTPFRDGAFDEHAFRAFVAWQIENGTHGLVPTGTTGESPTLSHAEHDRVVEACIDEAAGKVPVVAGAGSNSTAEAVERARHAEKAGADALLIVTPYYNKPTQEGLYQHFKAVNDAVGIPILIYNIPGRSVIDMSVDTMARLYELRNIAGVKDATANVARVSLQRQAMGEDFVQLSGEDATALGFMAHGGHGTISVSSNVAPRLCADFQEACLAGDYRTALGLQDRLMPLHTHLFAETNPSPTKYALARLGLMSEEVRLPMVPVGEGTRALVDGALRHAGLTNG; this comes from the coding sequence ATGACGTCGACGCAGACTTCGCAGCGCCTGAGGGGCTCGCTCACCGCCCTGGTGACGCCGTTCCGCGACGGCGCCTTCGACGAGCACGCCTTCCGGGCCTTCGTGGCCTGGCAGATCGAGAACGGCACCCACGGCCTGGTGCCCACCGGCACCACCGGCGAGAGCCCGACGCTGAGCCACGCCGAGCACGACCGCGTGGTCGAGGCCTGCATCGACGAGGCCGCCGGCAAGGTGCCGGTGGTGGCCGGCGCCGGCTCGAACTCCACCGCGGAGGCGGTCGAGCGGGCCCGTCATGCCGAGAAGGCCGGGGCGGACGCGCTGCTCATCGTCACGCCCTACTACAACAAGCCGACGCAGGAAGGGCTGTACCAGCACTTCAAGGCGGTGAACGATGCGGTCGGCATTCCCATCCTGATCTACAACATTCCCGGCCGCTCGGTGATCGACATGAGCGTCGACACCATGGCGCGGCTCTACGAGCTGCGGAACATCGCCGGGGTGAAGGACGCCACCGCCAACGTGGCCCGGGTCAGCCTGCAGCGCCAAGCCATGGGCGAGGACTTCGTCCAGCTTTCCGGCGAGGATGCGACGGCGCTCGGCTTCATGGCGCATGGCGGCCACGGCACGATCTCGGTGTCCTCGAACGTCGCGCCGCGCCTGTGCGCCGACTTCCAGGAAGCCTGTCTCGCCGGCGACTACCGCACCGCGCTCGGCCTCCAGGACCGGCTGATGCCGCTCCACACCCACCTCTTCGCCGAGACCAACCCGTCGCCGACGAAGTACGCGCTCGCCCGCCTCGGCCTCATGAGCGAGGAGGTGCGCCTGCCGATGGTGCCGGTGGGCGAGGGCACGCGGGCCCTCGTCGACGGGGCGCTGCGCCACGCCGGCCTCACCAACGGCTGA
- the smpB gene encoding SsrA-binding protein SmpB, which produces MAKKPEPKNRVVADNRKARFNYEITDTVEAGIALTGTEVKSLRGGKATIGEAFAGPSGNDLLLFNAYIPEYLEANRFNHDTKRPRRLLLHRRQIDKFIGATQREGYTVVPLKIYFNERGRAKVELGLGRGKKLHDKRETAKERDWQRDKARLLRDKG; this is translated from the coding sequence ATGGCCAAGAAACCAGAGCCGAAGAACCGCGTCGTCGCCGACAACCGGAAGGCCCGCTTCAACTACGAGATCACCGACACGGTCGAGGCGGGCATCGCGCTCACGGGCACCGAGGTGAAGTCGCTGCGCGGCGGCAAGGCGACGATCGGCGAGGCCTTCGCCGGGCCGTCGGGCAACGACCTCCTGCTGTTCAACGCCTACATCCCCGAATACCTCGAGGCGAACCGCTTCAACCACGACACCAAGCGGCCCCGCCGCCTGCTGCTGCACCGGCGCCAGATCGACAAGTTCATCGGCGCGACCCAGCGCGAGGGCTACACGGTGGTGCCGCTGAAGATCTACTTCAACGAGCGCGGCCGGGCGAAGGTCGAGCTGGGCTTGGGCCGCGGCAAGAAGCTCCACGACAAGCGCGAGACCGCCAAGGAGCGCGACTGGCAGCGCGACAAGGCGCGGCTCTTGCGCGACAAGGGTTGA
- a CDS encoding ABC transporter ATP-binding protein codes for MARRPFLSGDMLPLLTRLWRDWLRPHAGTLAIVLALIAVIGAATGFYPTLIKAAFDAFDAKDAGALAYGPVLVIAVTAVRGFALLGQTVLTNRVVTRIEADMQAALYGHMIEQDLAQLGRESPASLTQRFTTDFAFIKEALTRISTVLLRDVAMLIALVCAMVWMDPWLTLVAGVTVPFVAGPIARIGKKLRRVSTSTQEQVGATASLISESLAGARVAKTYGLEGYLKGRTRDALDEVRRLKMKAANARGRLDPLLEIGGGLAVAGVLAFIGHRILSGEKTVGDFTGYVAALLLAAQPARALGNLNAILQEALAALSRTFALMDEAPTIREKPGAPALRIAGGEVRFEGVRFRYRDDAPALEGIDLVVPAGRTTALVGRSGSGKSTLLSLVPRLYDVGEGRVRIDGQDVRDVTLASLRRAVAVVSQEVVLFDDTVARNIAFGREGASRDEIEAAARAAAAHDFIAAKADGYEFRVGPAGNRLSGGERQRIALARAFLRDAPILLLDEATSALDAESEQLVQAALTRLMRGRTTLVIAHRLSTVRDADLIVAMEGGRVAETGSHAALIARGGTYARLHRLQLADDREPASAAQAS; via the coding sequence ATGGCGCGGCGCCCCTTCCTCTCCGGCGACATGCTGCCGCTGCTCACCCGGCTGTGGCGCGACTGGCTGCGGCCGCATGCCGGCACGCTGGCGATCGTGCTGGCGCTGATCGCGGTGATCGGCGCCGCGACCGGCTTCTACCCGACGCTGATCAAGGCCGCCTTCGACGCCTTCGACGCCAAGGATGCCGGCGCGCTCGCCTACGGCCCGGTCCTGGTGATCGCCGTAACCGCAGTCCGCGGCTTCGCGCTGCTCGGCCAGACGGTCCTGACCAACCGGGTCGTCACCCGGATCGAGGCCGACATGCAGGCGGCGCTCTACGGCCACATGATCGAGCAGGATCTGGCCCAGCTCGGCCGCGAGAGCCCGGCGAGCCTGACCCAGCGCTTCACCACGGACTTCGCCTTCATCAAGGAGGCGCTGACGCGGATCTCCACCGTGCTCCTGCGCGACGTCGCGATGCTGATCGCGCTCGTCTGCGCCATGGTCTGGATGGATCCGTGGCTGACCCTCGTCGCCGGGGTCACGGTGCCGTTCGTCGCCGGGCCGATCGCCCGCATCGGCAAGAAGCTGCGCCGGGTCTCGACCTCGACCCAGGAGCAGGTCGGCGCCACCGCGAGCCTGATCAGCGAGAGCCTCGCCGGCGCCCGGGTCGCCAAGACCTACGGCCTCGAAGGCTACCTCAAGGGCCGCACCCGCGACGCCCTCGACGAGGTCCGCCGCCTCAAGATGAAGGCCGCCAATGCCCGCGGTCGGCTCGACCCGCTGCTGGAGATCGGCGGCGGCCTCGCGGTCGCCGGGGTGCTCGCCTTCATCGGCCACCGCATCCTCTCGGGCGAGAAGACGGTCGGCGACTTCACCGGCTACGTCGCGGCGCTGCTGCTCGCCGCCCAGCCGGCCCGGGCGCTGGGCAACCTCAACGCCATCCTGCAGGAGGCGCTCGCCGCCCTCTCGCGCACCTTCGCGCTGATGGACGAGGCGCCGACGATCCGGGAGAAGCCGGGCGCGCCAGCGCTGAGGATCGCGGGCGGCGAGGTCCGCTTCGAGGGCGTGCGCTTCCGCTACCGCGACGACGCCCCGGCGCTCGAGGGCATCGACCTCGTGGTGCCGGCAGGCCGCACCACGGCGCTGGTCGGCCGCTCGGGCTCGGGCAAGTCGACGCTCCTGTCCCTGGTGCCGCGGCTCTACGACGTCGGCGAGGGCCGGGTCCGCATCGACGGGCAGGACGTGCGCGACGTCACGCTCGCCTCGCTGCGCCGCGCCGTCGCGGTGGTGTCGCAGGAGGTGGTCCTGTTCGACGACACGGTCGCGCGGAACATCGCCTTCGGCCGCGAGGGCGCGAGCCGGGACGAGATCGAGGCGGCGGCCAGGGCCGCGGCGGCGCACGACTTCATCGCCGCGAAGGCCGACGGCTACGAGTTCCGGGTCGGGCCCGCCGGCAACCGGCTGTCGGGCGGCGAGCGCCAGCGCATCGCGCTCGCCCGCGCCTTCCTGCGCGACGCGCCGATCCTGCTCCTCGACGAGGCGACCTCGGCCCTCGACGCCGAATCCGAGCAGCTCGTCCAGGCGGCCCTGACCCGGCTGATGCGGGGCCGCACCACGCTGGTGATCGCCCACCGCCTCTCGACGGTGCGCGACGCCGACCTGATCGTCGCGATGGAGGGCGGAAGGGTCGCCGAGACCGGCAGCCACGCGGCCCTGATCGCGCGCGGCGGCACCTATGCGCGCCTGCACCGGCTCCAGCTCGCCGACGACCGGGAGCCGGCCTCCGCCGCGCAGGCCTCGTGA
- a CDS encoding DMT family transporter yields MRPAGVETPSGRRLAEGIAFALVAVSLWGGWFVITRRTVGAGGVLGPADLVALRFGIGGLLLLPVLALRLRGLGRAALLDGAVLFFAQGAPFALLISVALRYAPAGHGAALTPGTMPLFAALLGALVLGDRPGRLALAGLGLIASGALTLAGGFRDADELFGYALFLTAAFLWAAGTVRMRRSRLTALEATALICVASLVTYIPVYLAAGLSRLTEAPAGEVAIQALYQGVLVSVVALVAFNRSLTLIGRRTPAFTALVPVIATILAIPVLGEIPDPLHVGAILAIGAGVLLTTRG; encoded by the coding sequence GTGAGGCCCGCCGGAGTCGAGACCCCTTCCGGCCGGCGCCTCGCCGAGGGCATCGCCTTCGCGCTCGTCGCGGTGAGCCTGTGGGGCGGCTGGTTCGTCATCACCCGGCGGACGGTGGGGGCGGGGGGCGTGCTCGGGCCGGCCGACCTCGTGGCCCTGCGTTTCGGCATCGGCGGCCTCCTGCTGCTGCCGGTGCTGGCCCTGCGCCTGCGCGGCCTCGGCCGGGCGGCGCTCCTCGACGGGGCCGTGCTGTTCTTCGCGCAGGGCGCGCCCTTCGCGCTCCTGATCTCGGTGGCCCTGCGCTACGCTCCCGCAGGCCACGGCGCGGCGCTGACGCCGGGCACCATGCCGCTCTTCGCCGCCCTGCTCGGCGCGCTCGTGCTCGGCGACCGGCCGGGGCGGCTCGCGCTCGCCGGCCTCGGGCTGATCGCCTCAGGCGCGCTGACCCTGGCGGGCGGGTTCCGCGATGCCGACGAGTTGTTCGGCTACGCCCTGTTCCTCACCGCCGCCTTCCTGTGGGCCGCCGGCACGGTGCGGATGCGCCGCTCGCGCCTGACGGCGCTGGAAGCGACGGCGCTGATCTGCGTCGCCTCGCTCGTCACCTACATCCCGGTCTATCTCGCCGCGGGCCTGTCGCGGCTCACCGAGGCGCCGGCCGGGGAGGTCGCGATCCAGGCCCTCTACCAGGGCGTGCTGGTGAGCGTGGTGGCGCTCGTCGCCTTCAACCGCTCCCTCACGCTGATCGGGCGGCGCACCCCGGCCTTCACGGCGCTGGTGCCGGTGATCGCCACGATCCTGGCGATTCCCGTCCTCGGCGAGATCCCGGACCCGCTCCATGTCGGCGCCATCCTGGCGATCGGGGCAGGGGTGCTGCTGACGACGCGGGGGTGA
- a CDS encoding fused DSP-PTPase phosphatase/NAD kinase-like protein: MLNRFLPPETRYARRMARIARWEQPIAGPGGRLRAWANMLLVDHGVFRLAYLNRHRIGRGLVWRSAQPGPHDLAWFRRQGVRTVISLRGGREHGSWQLQREACEREGLALVEFVMRSREAPDKATLLAAKDFFAGLAYPAVLHCKSGADRAGLAAALYLILHEGRPVREAARQLSARFGHFRFAKTGILDAFFERYLAEGEPKGLGFLDWVEHVYDPEALKRDFRAGLWSDLVVDRLLRRE; the protein is encoded by the coding sequence GTGCTCAACCGCTTCCTCCCGCCCGAGACCCGCTACGCCCGCCGCATGGCCCGCATCGCCCGCTGGGAGCAGCCGATCGCCGGCCCGGGCGGACGTCTGCGCGCCTGGGCCAACATGCTGCTCGTCGATCACGGCGTGTTCCGCCTGGCCTATCTCAACCGCCACCGGATCGGGCGCGGCCTGGTCTGGCGCTCGGCCCAGCCCGGGCCGCACGACCTCGCCTGGTTCCGGCGCCAGGGCGTGCGCACGGTCATCTCGCTGCGCGGCGGGCGCGAGCACGGCTCGTGGCAGCTCCAGCGCGAGGCCTGCGAGCGCGAGGGTCTCGCCCTCGTCGAGTTCGTGATGCGCTCGCGCGAGGCGCCCGACAAGGCGACGCTTCTCGCCGCCAAGGACTTCTTCGCCGGCCTCGCCTACCCGGCGGTGCTGCACTGCAAGTCGGGCGCCGACCGGGCGGGACTCGCCGCCGCCCTCTACCTGATCCTGCACGAGGGCCGGCCGGTGCGCGAGGCCGCGCGCCAGCTCTCGGCCCGGTTCGGTCATTTCCGCTTCGCCAAGACCGGCATCCTCGACGCGTTCTTCGAGCGCTACCTCGCCGAGGGCGAGCCGAAGGGCCTCGGCTTCCTCGACTGGGTCGAGCACGTCTATGACCCGGAGGCGCTGAAGCGCGACTTCCGCGCCGGCCTGTGGTCGGACCTGGTGGTGGACCGGCTGCTGCGGCGGGAGTGA
- a CDS encoding GNAT family N-acetyltransferase: MSTQVVSIRRAREQDAGMLSEIFDAAWREAYQGIIPGVALDRMLARRGPRWWRSTVGRNRPLVVLELGESVIGYVSYGRCRDRALKAEGEIDEIYLAPTYQGLGYGTRLFRAVRNDFADRDVRRVAVWSLTENDRARDFYERMGGRVVAEACDRIAGADLHKVAYLFG; the protein is encoded by the coding sequence GTGAGCACTCAGGTCGTCAGCATTCGCCGGGCCCGGGAACAGGATGCCGGGATGCTGTCGGAGATCTTCGACGCCGCGTGGCGCGAGGCCTATCAGGGCATCATCCCGGGCGTCGCCCTCGACCGGATGCTCGCCCGGCGGGGCCCCCGCTGGTGGCGCTCCACGGTGGGCCGCAACCGGCCGCTGGTGGTGCTGGAGCTGGGCGAGAGCGTGATCGGCTACGTCTCCTACGGCCGCTGCCGCGACCGGGCGCTGAAGGCCGAGGGCGAGATCGACGAGATCTACCTCGCGCCGACCTACCAGGGCCTCGGCTACGGCACCCGGCTCTTCCGGGCGGTGCGCAACGACTTCGCCGACCGGGACGTGCGCCGGGTCGCGGTGTGGTCGCTCACCGAGAACGACCGGGCGCGCGACTTCTACGAGCGGATGGGCGGGCGCGTCGTCGCCGAGGCCTGCGACCGGATCGCCGGCGCCGACCTGCACAAGGTCGCCTACCTGTTCGGCTGA
- the ppa gene encoding inorganic diphosphatase, translated as MRLDAISIGKNPPEDVNVVIEVPVGGEPIKYEMDKEAGTLIVDRFLYTAMHYPGNYGFIPHTLSGDGDPCDVLVANTRAIIPGAVMSVRPVGVLVMEDNAGEDEKIIAVPSRNLTKRYDRVENYTDLPEITIHQIQHFFEHYKDLEPGKWVKIVRWGDKAEAHRLILEGIERAKKA; from the coding sequence ATGCGCCTCGATGCCATCTCCATCGGCAAGAATCCGCCCGAAGACGTCAACGTCGTCATCGAGGTTCCGGTCGGCGGCGAGCCGATCAAGTACGAGATGGACAAGGAGGCCGGGACGCTGATCGTCGATCGGTTCCTCTACACCGCGATGCATTATCCGGGGAACTACGGCTTCATCCCCCACACCCTGTCGGGCGACGGCGACCCGTGCGACGTGCTGGTCGCCAACACCCGGGCGATCATCCCCGGCGCCGTGATGAGCGTGCGCCCGGTCGGCGTGCTGGTGATGGAGGACAATGCCGGCGAGGACGAGAAGATCATCGCGGTCCCGTCGCGCAACCTGACCAAGCGCTACGACCGGGTCGAGAACTACACCGACCTGCCCGAGATCACGATCCACCAGATCCAGCACTTCTTCGAGCACTACAAGGATCTCGAGCCCGGCAAGTGGGTGAAGATCGTGCGCTGGGGCGACAAGGCCGAGGCGCACCGCCTGATCCTCGAGGGGATCGAGCGCGCCAAGAAGGCGTAG
- a CDS encoding YARHG domain-containing protein, translated as MKTTTIAVLLLLAGATPGLAQSCDEFWYQRNMIYKEAGYCFKTANAIRNFGNAGCKYDDQADVPLSARQRAEIAQIQSMERAMRCAP; from the coding sequence ATGAAGACGACGACGATCGCCGTCCTGCTGCTCTTGGCTGGCGCGACGCCGGGCCTGGCGCAATCCTGCGACGAGTTCTGGTATCAGCGAAACATGATCTACAAAGAGGCGGGCTACTGCTTCAAGACTGCCAACGCGATCCGGAACTTCGGCAATGCCGGCTGCAAGTACGACGATCAGGCCGACGTGCCCCTGTCGGCGCGCCAGCGGGCCGAGATCGCCCAGATCCAGTCGATGGAGCGAGCCATGCGGTGCGCCCCCTGA